One genomic window of Burkholderia plantarii includes the following:
- a CDS encoding Fis family transcriptional regulator encodes MALEYHAALAALASGHGSRHGVELLQQLAVIARFIGETSSTRLDPTLLDQLTAALQATLERGTATGEWLIDAADRALCAALVIEHERQLRVIPIGSLEKAVDRAKHFATACRDKEE; translated from the coding sequence ATGGCGCTGGAATATCATGCCGCGCTCGCGGCACTCGCGTCGGGACACGGATCGAGACACGGCGTGGAGTTGCTGCAGCAGCTGGCGGTGATCGCTCGGTTCATCGGGGAGACGAGCAGCACCCGGCTCGATCCCACGCTCCTGGATCAGCTGACGGCAGCGCTGCAGGCCACGCTCGAGCGCGGCACCGCCACCGGCGAGTGGTTGATCGATGCCGCGGACCGCGCGCTCTGCGCGGCGCTGGTGATCGAGCACGAGCGCCAGCTGCGTGTGATACCGATCGGCAGCTTGGAGAAGGCGGTCGATCGCGCAAAGCATTTCGCGACTGCCTGTCGGGACAAGGAGGAGTAG